A window of the Actinobacillus genomosp. 1 genome harbors these coding sequences:
- a CDS encoding ABC transporter permease: MEIILRLLFRRLMALPIMILGVTALVFIVLQFTPGDPATVALGESASEAAKEIYREQHGLNDPVVVQYFRFLGNLFVLDFGMTTPPEQPIIDMIAKAFPLTLQLTFIGVFLAAIVSFSLGILAALYRDRWVDQVIRLVSVAAVATPSFWLGILLIQYFSLKLDWLPSGGFVPFSEDPNEYFRSMILPSLALAVPVCASLIRVVRTTMVEEMDKDYVRTAIGNGVPYSTVIRHNVLRNALITPVTVLGLRVGYLLGGAVVIEQIFDLPGMGKLIFNGIVNHDLHLVQGVVLTIAFTFVLVNIIVDILYLLINPKIRSL, translated from the coding sequence ATGGAAATCATCCTTCGTCTTTTATTTCGTCGTCTAATGGCTTTACCGATTATGATTCTCGGAGTTACAGCCTTAGTCTTCATCGTATTGCAATTTACACCGGGCGATCCTGCTACGGTTGCGTTAGGGGAAAGTGCCAGTGAAGCGGCAAAAGAAATTTATCGAGAACAACACGGCTTAAATGATCCTGTGGTTGTACAGTATTTCCGCTTCCTCGGTAATTTATTCGTACTGGATTTCGGTATGACTACACCGCCTGAACAGCCGATTATCGATATGATTGCCAAAGCATTTCCGCTAACCTTACAACTGACTTTTATCGGGGTATTTTTAGCGGCAATCGTTTCTTTCTCGTTAGGTATTCTTGCCGCGCTTTATCGTGACCGTTGGGTCGATCAAGTGATTCGTTTAGTATCGGTCGCAGCGGTTGCGACACCGTCTTTCTGGCTTGGTATCTTACTGATTCAATACTTTTCTTTAAAACTGGATTGGTTACCGTCCGGTGGTTTTGTACCGTTCAGTGAGGATCCGAACGAATATTTCCGTTCGATGATTTTACCGTCACTTGCACTTGCAGTGCCTGTTTGTGCCTCATTAATTCGTGTCGTGCGTACCACAATGGTGGAAGAAATGGATAAAGATTACGTGCGTACCGCAATTGGTAACGGTGTGCCTTACTCAACCGTGATTCGCCATAATGTCTTACGAAATGCCTTAATCACACCGGTGACCGTACTTGGTTTACGCGTCGGCTATTTACTTGGCGGTGCGGTGGTAATCGAACAAATTTTTGACCTACCGGGTATGGGTAAACTTATCTTTAACGGTATCGTGAATCACGACTTACACTTAGTGCAAGGTGTGGTACTTACTATCGCCTTTACCTTCGTATTAGTTAATATCATTGTTGATATTCTCTATTTGCTCATCAATCCAAAAATTCGGAGTCTATAA
- a CDS encoding dipeptide/oligopeptide/nickel ABC transporter permease/ATP-binding protein, which produces MFRQGLAARLANGGARFRALSTSSKIALIFILFVACIAILAPIVAPYDPLQTLRPVQAPSGDYLFGTDRLGRDIFSRMVWGARTSLFIGLGAVGVAILFGGILGATAATADKFGNEVIMRLMDILMAFPGIALAAVLLATFGNSVPVIIITIAVVYTPQLARVVRANVVSQWEEDYVRAERVLGGSRTYILLKHVVRNTAAPVLVFATVMVADAIVFEASLSFLGAGVQPPFPSWGNILSEGRNLVLSGFWWATTFAGIMILLTVLALNILAEGLTDALVNPKLKTSPQTKEDVAKPLSTDVQEAMAETLALKRYLLKLHEKETARTDRMQLNANAKPILQVKNLSIRFPNRYGEIPLVDNISFTVHEGETMGLVGESGCGKSITAFSIMGLLPKTAQITGEILFTDRSGKQHDLLKSEQLNALRGHEISMIYQDALSALNPSMRIKDQMAQLISRGGKQSAETLLQWVKLDPEKTLNRYPHELSGGQRQRVLIAMALAREPKLLIADEPTTALDVVVQAEVIKLLNELREKLGFAMVFVSHDLALVAQMAHHITVMYAGQVVEAAPTTPLLANPTHEYTRGLLGSVLSTELRAERLYQIPGSVPSPFDFAKGDRFASRSLRPEADPEQHLQLVATDDHPQHFWASHLATQEKRVEG; this is translated from the coding sequence ATGTTTCGTCAAGGATTAGCCGCTCGACTAGCTAACGGTGGCGCTAGATTTAGAGCATTATCAACCAGTTCAAAAATTGCATTGATTTTCATTTTATTTGTGGCTTGTATTGCAATTTTAGCCCCGATTGTCGCCCCGTATGATCCCTTACAAACCCTTCGACCGGTGCAAGCACCGAGCGGTGACTATCTATTCGGTACCGACCGTTTAGGGCGTGATATTTTTTCCCGTATGGTTTGGGGGGCAAGAACTTCACTCTTTATCGGTTTAGGTGCGGTAGGGGTTGCTATCTTGTTTGGTGGCATTCTAGGTGCTACCGCCGCCACCGCCGATAAATTCGGTAACGAAGTGATCATGCGTTTAATGGATATTTTAATGGCATTTCCGGGTATTGCACTTGCCGCAGTATTACTCGCAACCTTTGGTAATTCAGTGCCGGTAATTATCATTACGATAGCGGTCGTTTATACTCCACAACTTGCAAGGGTAGTCCGTGCGAATGTCGTATCCCAATGGGAAGAAGATTATGTACGTGCCGAACGAGTGTTAGGCGGCAGCCGTACTTATATTTTACTAAAACACGTTGTGCGTAACACGGCTGCACCGGTATTAGTATTCGCTACGGTAATGGTGGCGGATGCAATCGTATTTGAAGCGTCTCTTTCATTCTTAGGTGCCGGCGTACAACCGCCGTTCCCGTCTTGGGGTAATATTTTATCTGAAGGTCGTAACCTTGTACTTAGTGGTTTCTGGTGGGCGACAACCTTTGCCGGGATTATGATTTTGCTTACCGTATTAGCATTAAATATCTTGGCGGAAGGTTTAACCGATGCGTTAGTGAATCCGAAACTCAAAACATCACCACAAACCAAAGAAGATGTCGCAAAACCGCTTTCTACCGATGTACAAGAAGCGATGGCGGAAACGCTCGCATTAAAACGTTATTTATTAAAATTACATGAAAAAGAAACCGCTCGTACTGACCGTATGCAATTAAATGCCAATGCGAAACCGATTTTACAAGTGAAAAATTTATCAATTCGCTTCCCGAATCGTTACGGTGAAATTCCGCTGGTTGATAACATCAGCTTTACCGTACATGAAGGCGAAACCATGGGCTTAGTCGGTGAATCCGGTTGCGGTAAATCAATTACCGCATTCTCTATTATGGGTTTATTACCGAAAACCGCCCAGATCACCGGTGAAATCTTATTTACCGATCGTAGCGGTAAACAACACGATTTACTTAAATCGGAACAACTCAATGCGTTGAGAGGCCATGAAATTTCAATGATTTACCAAGATGCGTTAAGTGCGCTTAACCCGTCTATGCGAATCAAAGATCAAATGGCACAGCTGATTAGCCGAGGTGGAAAACAAAGCGCAGAAACCTTATTGCAATGGGTAAAACTCGATCCGGAAAAAACACTTAATCGTTATCCGCATGAGCTTTCAGGCGGACAGCGTCAGCGTGTATTGATTGCAATGGCACTCGCTCGTGAGCCTAAATTATTAATCGCCGATGAACCGACCACTGCACTCGATGTTGTGGTACAAGCCGAAGTGATCAAACTCTTAAACGAATTACGTGAAAAACTCGGTTTTGCAATGGTGTTCGTCAGTCACGATCTCGCACTTGTGGCACAAATGGCACACCACATCACGGTCATGTATGCAGGCCAAGTAGTTGAAGCGGCACCTACTACACCGCTTTTAGCAAATCCGACTCACGAATATACGCGTGGTTTACTAGGCTCTGTTCTCTCAACCGAATTACGAGCCGAACGCTTATATCAAATTCCGGGTAGCGTACCGTCACCATTCGACTTTGCGAAAGGTGACCGCTTCGCCAGTCGTTCATTACGTCCGGAAGCGGATCCGGAACAACATTTACAACTGGTTGCCACCGATGATCACCCACAACATTTTTGGGCGTCACATTTAGCAACACAAGAAAAACGCGTGGAGGGATAA
- a CDS encoding ABC transporter ATP-binding protein: MSMKVLKEQPILELSDIVMQFASRDGTLFNPKKFTAVDNVSLSIYAGETVGLVGQSGCGKSTLASIMIGLQKPTSGTVKFNGLQMKYGSTEARKQFGRQVSVIFQDPATALNPRMRVLDILKDPMDIHNVLQPHEREKRVYELLSRVGLPRSAALVEPTRLSGGQKQRVAIARALALNPKLIVADEPTSALDVSVRAQVLNLLADLKKELNLAMVFISHDLQTVHQVSDRIVVMNGGKVVETGSSSEVFNSPKEEYTRTLINAAPSLL, from the coding sequence ATGAGTATGAAAGTGTTAAAAGAACAACCGATTCTTGAATTATCCGATATTGTGATGCAATTTGCCTCTCGAGACGGTACTTTATTTAATCCGAAAAAATTCACGGCGGTAGATAATGTCAGTTTATCAATCTATGCGGGGGAAACGGTCGGGTTAGTCGGTCAATCCGGCTGCGGTAAATCAACTTTAGCCAGTATTATGATCGGCTTGCAAAAGCCGACTTCCGGCACGGTCAAATTTAACGGCTTACAAATGAAATACGGCAGCACCGAAGCCCGTAAACAGTTTGGTCGTCAAGTTTCGGTCATTTTCCAGGATCCGGCAACCGCGCTCAATCCTCGTATGCGTGTATTGGATATTTTAAAAGATCCGATGGATATCCATAACGTATTGCAACCGCACGAACGAGAAAAACGAGTGTACGAATTACTCTCTCGAGTCGGTTTACCTCGTTCCGCTGCTTTAGTCGAGCCGACCCGTTTATCCGGTGGTCAAAAACAACGGGTAGCTATCGCCAGAGCATTAGCACTCAATCCGAAACTGATTGTTGCCGATGAACCGACTTCTGCACTTGACGTATCGGTACGGGCGCAAGTATTAAATTTACTTGCTGATCTTAAAAAAGAGCTGAATCTTGCTATGGTGTTTATCTCCCACGATTTACAAACCGTACATCAAGTTTCGGATCGCATTGTCGTAATGAACGGCGGAAAAGTGGTGGAAACCGGCAGTTCAAGCGAAGTATTTAATTCGCCAAAAGAGGAATACACTCGTACGCTGATTAATGCCGCACCGTCATTGTTATAA
- a CDS encoding FAD-dependent oxidoreductase, whose translation MQSIQITQTIYSDLLIVGSGIAGLAAAVEAERLGLKTTLISKAPIGSGASFFPLKATLGIQVTGENDSEKFQQDIERVGKGRTNPKVVKAYIEDSPQAIELLEQIGFKPWLRNDNRPACFAEYSRPIYLINNWREAAQRAKQILDSQSTNVYEQATLLHIVTEQNQVQGAVFSLNISGQICYIFCKTSQIILASGGIAGLYKDNLYPADIIGSTHFIAQQAGAKLTNLAFIQFIPSFVEPKYKVLFGEHTLKYVTKITDENGQDLFSHLTQTQFQQMMLARSHYAPFSVDFPCVEFDLVMMKHLLTNPQQKGIYLHYSPELYQDEQEFYTVYLNWLRQEVGIDLVKDKIAIAPFAHSCNGGVEINENGESCVTGLFAIGEIAHCIEGANRLGGNSVGGGLVFAKRAVAQAVKNLQKITKIQPLANTNTYRLQAEKVLNRLNNPNGDNSLFASELLKQIREQMARFANVYRTKANLSLLQNELRQFEKRFNPIAHHQKQGIEIFYALKTAQLVVLQMLNEPNSLGAHYLCR comes from the coding sequence ATGCAATCAATTCAAATTACTCAAACGATTTATAGCGACTTACTTATCGTTGGCTCCGGTATTGCCGGGCTTGCTGCTGCGGTTGAAGCGGAACGACTTGGGCTGAAAACCACATTAATCAGCAAAGCCCCCATTGGTTCAGGCGCGAGCTTCTTTCCGTTAAAAGCCACATTAGGTATTCAAGTGACCGGTGAAAATGACTCGGAAAAATTCCAACAAGATATTGAACGTGTCGGCAAAGGCAGAACCAATCCGAAAGTAGTCAAAGCTTATATTGAAGATTCGCCCCAAGCGATTGAATTACTCGAACAAATCGGCTTTAAGCCTTGGCTACGCAACGACAATCGTCCAGCTTGTTTTGCCGAGTATTCACGCCCTATTTATCTGATCAATAATTGGCGAGAAGCCGCTCAACGGGCAAAACAAATTCTTGATAGCCAATCCACTAATGTTTATGAACAAGCGACCTTACTGCATATTGTTACCGAACAAAATCAAGTACAAGGAGCGGTATTTAGCCTGAACATAAGCGGTCAAATTTGCTATATTTTTTGCAAAACCAGCCAAATTATTTTAGCCAGCGGCGGTATTGCCGGCTTATATAAAGACAATCTTTATCCGGCGGATATTATCGGCTCAACGCATTTCATTGCTCAACAAGCCGGTGCAAAATTGACCAATCTTGCCTTTATTCAATTTATTCCCTCTTTTGTCGAACCGAAATATAAAGTGTTATTTGGCGAACATACGCTGAAATACGTCACTAAAATTACTGATGAAAATGGGCAAGATCTATTTTCTCATCTGACTCAAACACAATTTCAACAAATGATGTTAGCCCGTAGCCATTATGCACCGTTTAGTGTGGATTTCCCTTGTGTCGAATTTGATTTGGTGATGATGAAGCATTTATTGACTAACCCGCAGCAAAAAGGCATTTACCTGCACTATAGCCCTGAGCTTTATCAAGATGAACAAGAATTTTATACGGTTTATCTTAATTGGTTACGCCAAGAAGTAGGGATAGATTTGGTTAAAGATAAAATTGCTATCGCACCATTTGCCCACAGTTGTAACGGCGGAGTTGAGATTAACGAGAATGGCGAATCTTGTGTCACCGGATTATTTGCGATTGGTGAAATCGCCCATTGTATTGAGGGAGCAAACCGCTTAGGAGGCAATTCGGTCGGTGGTGGCTTGGTATTCGCCAAACGAGCGGTAGCACAAGCGGTCAAAAATTTGCAAAAAATCACCAAAATTCAACCGCTTGCAAACACTAACACTTATCGTTTACAGGCTGAAAAAGTGCTTAACCGGTTAAACAATCCAAACGGCGATAATTCCCTGTTTGCCAGTGAGCTGCTCAAACAAATTCGTGAACAAATGGCTCGTTTTGCTAATGTGTATCGCACCAAAGCAAACTTGAGCTTATTGCAGAACGAACTGCGACAGTTCGAAAAACGTTTTAATCCGATTGCACATCATCAGAAACAAGGCATCGAAATCTTTTATGCGCTAAAAACCGCACAGCTTGTGGTTTTGCAAATGCTAAACGAACCGAATAGTTTAGGCGCGCATTACTTATGCCGATGA